One Chordicoccus furentiruminis DNA window includes the following coding sequences:
- a CDS encoding ISL3 family transposase encodes MTSANTLLKNILDVKGAVVQGADFSVDAHGVKKLTVRMRPKNRESDRCPICGRHCSVYDRSSIIRSWRALDFAGILVYINAYTQRIRCPKHGVLVAAVPWAFHDSGFTKSFDLTATWMAENLSRSAVAEYLRIDWKTVARCITRVRKYIEPDPGKRLDNLVNIGIDETSYRKGHKYITVIVNHDTNTVVWASNKHGKEIFSKFLESLTPEQRASIKVVTGDGARWIDQCIEEYLPNCARCVDSFHVVEWANEALDALRKEAWRDAHQELKELKKTVKRKRGRGALKDKDSIAVHKAEEKAAEIKGSAYALGKAPEHLTNKQETQLAEIAVSNKRLYRGYLLKEQLRLILHMDDADEAKEELDRFFWRATHSRIDEFKELGHKIRRHEEHILNTIRLKMSNARIESTNNKIKLIIRRAFGFRDVESMIDMIMLVCSNIKVPLPNRPIAEPEN; translated from the coding sequence ATGACCTCAGCTAATACATTATTGAAGAACATCCTTGACGTCAAGGGTGCAGTTGTTCAAGGCGCCGATTTTTCTGTTGATGCACATGGAGTAAAGAAGCTCACAGTCCGTATGCGTCCCAAAAATCGGGAGTCTGACCGCTGTCCGATCTGCGGCCGACATTGCTCTGTCTATGACAGATCCAGTATTATCCGGTCCTGGAGAGCCCTCGACTTTGCCGGCATCCTGGTGTACATCAATGCGTATACCCAGCGGATCAGATGTCCGAAGCACGGCGTTCTGGTTGCTGCCGTTCCATGGGCGTTCCACGATTCCGGATTCACCAAGAGCTTTGATCTGACTGCCACCTGGATGGCTGAGAATCTCAGCCGCAGCGCCGTAGCCGAGTACCTCCGGATCGACTGGAAGACCGTTGCCCGCTGCATCACAAGAGTCCGCAAATACATTGAGCCTGATCCAGGTAAACGGCTGGACAACCTTGTCAACATCGGAATCGATGAGACAAGCTATCGTAAGGGTCACAAGTACATTACCGTCATAGTGAACCACGATACCAATACGGTTGTCTGGGCAAGCAACAAGCACGGAAAAGAGATCTTTTCCAAGTTTCTGGAAAGCCTTACTCCAGAGCAGAGGGCATCCATAAAGGTTGTTACCGGTGACGGTGCCAGATGGATCGACCAGTGCATTGAAGAATACCTTCCGAACTGTGCACGCTGCGTTGATTCCTTCCACGTTGTAGAGTGGGCAAACGAAGCACTTGATGCTCTTCGCAAGGAAGCGTGGCGCGATGCCCATCAGGAACTCAAGGAGCTCAAGAAGACCGTTAAGCGCAAGCGCGGTCGCGGAGCTTTGAAGGATAAGGATTCCATTGCCGTCCATAAGGCGGAGGAGAAAGCGGCTGAAATAAAGGGCTCTGCTTACGCATTAGGGAAAGCACCGGAACACCTGACCAACAAGCAGGAAACGCAGCTGGCTGAAATCGCGGTCAGCAATAAACGTCTGTATCGTGGGTACCTGCTGAAAGAGCAGTTGAGGCTCATTCTTCATATGGACGATGCGGATGAGGCAAAGGAAGAACTGGACAGGTTCTTCTGGAGAGCCACCCACAGCCGCATCGATGAATTCAAGGAGCTTGGTCACAAGATCCGCCGGCATGAAGAGCACATCCTCAATACGATTCGATTGAAGATGAGCAATGCCAGAATCGAGTCGACCAACAACAAAATCAAATTGATCATCCGGAGAGCATTTGGCTTCCGAGATGTGGAGAGTATGATCGATATGATCATGCTTGTCTGCTCGAATATTAAGGTTCCTTTACCGAACAGGCCGATAGCGGAGCCAGAAAACTAA
- the amrA gene encoding AmmeMemoRadiSam system protein A: MSVVGACMVPHPPVIVPEVGRGEERRIAETTAAYRKAADFVRELAPETIVLSSPHSVMYADYFHVSPGRRASGDLGRFRAGGVRIDASYDEAFTALLEEKAERLHFPAGTMGERDSSLDHGTIVPLYFINQAYTDYRLVRVGLSGLSLADHYRFGQLIAETADALDRRVVFIASGDLSHKMQADGPYGFDPAGPVYDELILKDAAEGRFGRFLDYDEAFLEKAAECGHRSFCIMAGALDGCAAECRVLSHTGELGVGYGVAAFRVTGPDPERHFLKKWEEKEAERRKNERASEDPYVRLARAAVEAYVLHHRRISLPDGLPEEMTGRRAGVFVSLHEEGQLRGCIGTISPTRPSVAAEIAENALSAASRDPRFSPVRRGELDRLEISVDVLGATEPVSSVRELDPERYGVVVTAGERRGLLLPDLEGVDTPERQIAIAKRKAGIGEGEAVTLERFEVVRHR; this comes from the coding sequence ATGTCAGTGGTTGGCGCATGTATGGTTCCCCATCCGCCGGTGATCGTGCCGGAGGTGGGACGCGGAGAGGAGAGAAGAATCGCGGAGACAACGGCAGCTTACCGGAAGGCGGCGGATTTTGTCCGGGAGCTGGCGCCGGAGACGATCGTGCTCTCCTCACCGCACAGTGTGATGTACGCGGATTACTTTCATGTTTCGCCGGGACGGCGCGCGTCGGGGGATCTCGGACGCTTCCGGGCCGGAGGCGTCCGGATCGACGCGTCGTATGACGAGGCGTTCACGGCTCTTCTGGAGGAGAAGGCGGAGCGGCTGCATTTTCCCGCGGGCACGATGGGGGAGCGGGATTCGTCGCTTGATCACGGCACGATCGTTCCGCTGTACTTCATCAATCAGGCGTATACGGATTATCGGCTCGTGCGCGTGGGCCTTTCGGGGCTGTCGCTGGCGGACCATTACCGGTTCGGACAGCTGATCGCGGAGACGGCGGATGCGCTTGATCGGCGCGTGGTCTTCATCGCCAGCGGGGATCTCTCGCATAAGATGCAGGCCGACGGGCCTTACGGCTTCGACCCGGCGGGGCCGGTGTACGATGAACTGATTCTGAAGGACGCGGCCGAAGGGCGGTTCGGCCGGTTTCTCGACTACGATGAGGCGTTTCTCGAGAAGGCGGCGGAGTGCGGGCACCGGAGCTTCTGCATCATGGCCGGCGCGCTGGACGGGTGCGCGGCGGAGTGCCGCGTGCTGAGCCACACCGGCGAGCTGGGAGTGGGCTACGGCGTCGCGGCCTTCCGGGTGACGGGTCCGGATCCGGAGCGGCATTTCCTCAAAAAGTGGGAAGAGAAGGAGGCGGAGCGGCGGAAGAACGAGCGGGCGTCGGAGGACCCGTATGTGCGGCTCGCGCGGGCAGCGGTGGAGGCTTACGTGCTTCATCACAGACGGATCTCTCTGCCGGACGGACTGCCGGAGGAGATGACCGGCCGCCGGGCCGGTGTCTTTGTCTCGCTCCACGAGGAGGGGCAGCTGAGAGGCTGTATCGGCACGATTTCGCCGACGCGGCCTTCGGTCGCCGCAGAAATCGCGGAAAATGCCCTCTCTGCGGCTTCGCGTGACCCGCGGTTTTCGCCGGTTCGCCGCGGCGAGCTGGACCGGCTGGAGATCAGCGTGGATGTTCTCGGCGCGACGGAGCCGGTATCCTCCGTCCGGGAGCTGGATCCGGAGCGGTACGGCGTCGTCGTAACGGCCGGAGAGCGGCGGGGCCTTCTGCTGCCGGATCTGGAAGGTGTCGATACGCCGGAGCGTCAGATCGCCATCGCGAAGAGAAAGGCCGGCATCGGGGAGGGCGAAGCGGTGACGCTTGAGCGGTTTGAGGTGGTCCGGCACAGATGA
- a CDS encoding radical SAM protein — protein MTEVSAVVENEKAVRCEVCFRRCRLEEGGTGACGARVCRDGRVVPAGYGLLTALALDPIEKKPLRRFFPGSRILSAGCFGCNLFCPFCQNAEISRAVRERDGSDFRETEARFRDPEGRIRRIPLISMTPAALCREAEALRTQGNIGVAYTYNEPLVGYEFVRDTARLVHEAGMKNVLVSNGTASPDVLHELLPWIDAMNIDIKSFREETYGNVLGGSLPMVKAFIETAAAAGTHLELTALIVPGMNDSVEEMRALAGWVAGLDGGRGKEIPLHVTRFFPRFRMTDRGATPVSTVYRLAEEAGRVLRYVYVGNC, from the coding sequence ATGACGGAGGTGAGCGCTGTGGTGGAAAATGAAAAAGCCGTGCGCTGCGAGGTCTGCTTCCGGCGCTGCCGGCTGGAGGAAGGCGGGACGGGCGCCTGCGGCGCGCGTGTCTGCCGCGACGGACGGGTCGTCCCGGCCGGTTACGGTCTTCTGACGGCGCTGGCGCTGGATCCTATCGAGAAGAAGCCGCTGCGCCGTTTTTTCCCGGGAAGCCGGATCCTTTCAGCGGGGTGCTTCGGCTGCAATCTGTTCTGCCCGTTCTGCCAGAACGCGGAAATTTCCAGGGCTGTGCGGGAAAGGGACGGTTCTGATTTCCGGGAGACGGAGGCACGTTTCCGGGACCCGGAGGGCCGGATCCGGCGGATTCCGCTGATCAGCATGACACCTGCGGCGCTTTGCCGGGAGGCGGAGGCGCTCCGTACGCAGGGCAATATCGGGGTGGCGTACACCTACAACGAGCCGCTGGTCGGGTATGAATTTGTGCGCGACACAGCCCGCCTTGTTCATGAGGCAGGGATGAAGAATGTGCTGGTTTCCAACGGGACGGCGTCACCGGATGTGCTTCATGAGCTTTTGCCGTGGATCGACGCCATGAACATCGACATCAAGAGCTTCCGGGAGGAAACCTACGGGAACGTGCTTGGCGGCAGCCTCCCGATGGTCAAAGCGTTCATCGAGACGGCTGCGGCGGCCGGCACACACCTGGAACTGACGGCGCTGATCGTGCCGGGGATGAATGATTCCGTGGAGGAAATGCGCGCGCTGGCCGGATGGGTCGCGGGCCTTGACGGAGGACGGGGGAAGGAAATCCCGCTTCATGTGACGAGGTTCTTCCCGCGCTTCCGGATGACGGACCGCGGCGCCACGCCGGTTTCAACCGTGTACCGTCTCGCGGAGGAGGCGGGGCGCGTCCTCAGATATGTCTATGTCGGGAACTGCTGA
- a CDS encoding MATE family efflux transporter, producing the protein MADLRNKNAMTHGTIWKEILLFFFPILIGAFFQQLYNTVDAVIVGHAAGKAALASVGGSSGQILNFVFSFFMSLSAGATVIIAQFFGAGDTAKVDDALHTAYAFSLSGGLVLGAVCCALAGPLLRLLRTPSDLMDSSLIYTRVLFAGLVLTLIYNMGSGILRAVGDSKKPLYILIVCCVMNIVLDLFFVMVLRMGVLGAAVATDISQAVSAVLVTWLLMKKTRGMRLSLRRLHITRRILGKILAIGLPTALADSMFGVSNMILQTAINRMGIDCVAAWTAYGKLDAIWWMINNAFSTSIITFVGQNFGAGLPHRIRRGTRTVLAMETAAGIGMSAFVLLFGRTLLRLFTDDPGVIAVGVRMMRVIAPFYWVFAVFEILSATLRAESCVIISTVTNLIGVCLYRVVWVRLIVPDGSVEQLLACYPISWIVISVFMAFYYLIRQKQILAAQIPRRAETGSRR; encoded by the coding sequence ATGGCAGACCTGAGAAACAAAAACGCGATGACGCACGGAACGATCTGGAAGGAAATTCTTCTCTTTTTCTTTCCGATCCTCATCGGCGCGTTCTTTCAGCAGCTCTACAACACAGTGGACGCGGTGATCGTCGGGCACGCGGCGGGGAAAGCCGCGCTGGCCTCGGTCGGCGGCTCGTCCGGACAGATTCTGAATTTCGTCTTCTCCTTTTTCATGAGTCTTTCCGCCGGCGCGACCGTCATCATCGCCCAGTTCTTCGGGGCGGGCGATACCGCCAAGGTGGACGACGCGCTTCACACGGCCTACGCCTTCTCTCTCTCCGGAGGACTCGTGCTGGGAGCTGTCTGCTGCGCGCTCGCCGGTCCCCTGCTGCGTCTGCTCCGGACACCGTCCGATCTGATGGACTCCTCTCTCATCTACACCCGGGTGCTCTTCGCCGGGCTCGTGCTCACGCTGATCTACAACATGGGGTCCGGCATTCTCCGCGCCGTCGGCGACTCGAAGAAGCCGCTCTACATTCTGATCGTCTGCTGCGTGATGAACATCGTGCTCGATCTCTTTTTCGTCATGGTGCTCAGAATGGGCGTGCTCGGCGCGGCTGTCGCCACGGATATCTCGCAGGCGGTCAGCGCAGTGCTCGTGACCTGGCTGCTGATGAAAAAAACGCGGGGCATGCGTCTTTCGCTCAGGAGGCTCCATATCACACGGAGGATCCTCGGGAAAATCCTCGCGATCGGACTGCCCACCGCGCTTGCTGACAGCATGTTCGGCGTATCGAATATGATCCTGCAGACCGCGATCAACCGGATGGGCATCGACTGCGTCGCGGCGTGGACCGCCTACGGCAAGCTGGACGCGATCTGGTGGATGATCAACAATGCGTTCTCGACCTCGATCATCACCTTCGTCGGCCAGAATTTCGGCGCAGGCCTTCCCCATCGGATCCGCCGCGGCACACGGACGGTGCTTGCAATGGAAACGGCGGCGGGCATCGGTATGTCAGCCTTCGTGCTGCTCTTCGGCAGGACGCTCCTCCGGCTGTTCACGGACGACCCCGGCGTCATCGCGGTCGGCGTCCGGATGATGCGCGTGATCGCGCCCTTCTACTGGGTCTTCGCGGTTTTCGAGATTCTCTCGGCGACCCTCCGGGCGGAAAGCTGCGTGATCATCTCGACCGTCACCAATCTGATCGGCGTCTGCCTCTACCGCGTCGTCTGGGTCCGGCTGATCGTGCCGGACGGCTCCGTCGAGCAGCTGCTGGCCTGCTACCCGATCAGCTGGATCGTGATCTCCGTTTTTATGGCCTTTTACTACCTCATCCGCCAGAAGCAGATCCTGGCGGCGCAGATTCCGCGGAGGGCGGAAACGGGCTCGCGCAGATAA
- a CDS encoding ATP-binding protein produces the protein MKTDNHRTALSEEGSGAACVFTEEEKNALRMLPEYMVVLRVRGSFGECLLATDLFLKSIQMDESSFVRQLRRFSRFVYEDDLELILDTIRRSVAKPEFLCDFSVRIRKDDRNAYRKYKGAIRSVRTQQVRPGVPARPEDAIPFPDLSPDTPDTLVYIMSLDLTGHIAQGERVQSRMNQLLFREVLGQTRDCIFWKDTERRFVGVNQAFLDFYGFESEKELIGKTDEDMGWHPDPEPFRRDELRVLQGESTMLVHGTCMIRGKVRDILATKAPIYDGQTIIGFVGSFIDVTEDYARRREIERLDHELKKALDSERAANRNMTQFVSRMSHELRTPMNAVIGLSSLGMQTTDLDTAVEYLHKINSSGQYLLGIINDVLDINKIEGGQFRLVEENANLSDLFQAVDLIIRPLADAKGVHLLIDDNGLVIGNAICDRLRIQQILINLLNNAVKFTDAGGTVTMQVQQSVIHGRLRMTFLISDTGCGMSEEFQKRIFQPFVQENRNPGKYGTGTGLGLAISRTLARQMGGDITVESHESAGTVFMVTILLGIDRGETGRAGRLPGEETDERRYAGMRILLAEDNELNREVAVGLFSLMGLLVVCAKDGQEAVDLFRASPPDYYDAVFMDLQMPVKSGYEAAQEIRALSGSIPIVAMTADVFDASMMKARSCGMNDYITKPLDRKQILRIVREIAER, from the coding sequence ATGAAAACGGACAATCATCGGACGGCTTTGAGCGAAGAAGGATCGGGCGCGGCGTGCGTGTTCACGGAAGAAGAAAAGAACGCGCTGCGTATGCTTCCGGAATACATGGTAGTGCTTCGCGTGCGCGGATCATTCGGCGAGTGCCTGCTCGCAACCGATCTGTTCCTGAAGTCCATCCAGATGGACGAGTCTTCTTTCGTGAGGCAGCTTCGCCGGTTTTCCCGGTTCGTCTACGAAGACGATCTTGAGCTGATACTGGATACGATCCGCCGTTCCGTCGCGAAACCGGAATTCCTCTGCGACTTCAGCGTGAGGATCCGGAAAGACGACCGCAATGCCTACCGGAAATACAAGGGAGCGATCCGTTCCGTCCGGACGCAGCAGGTGAGACCCGGCGTTCCGGCGAGACCGGAGGACGCGATTCCGTTTCCTGACCTGTCTCCCGATACGCCGGATACGCTGGTTTACATCATGAGCCTTGACCTCACGGGCCATATCGCACAGGGCGAGCGCGTCCAGTCAAGGATGAACCAGCTTCTTTTCAGAGAAGTGCTGGGTCAGACGAGGGACTGCATTTTCTGGAAGGATACGGAGCGGCGGTTCGTCGGCGTCAATCAGGCGTTTCTCGATTTCTACGGCTTTGAGTCCGAGAAGGAACTGATCGGCAAGACGGATGAGGATATGGGCTGGCATCCGGATCCGGAGCCGTTCCGGCGGGACGAGCTTCGGGTCCTGCAGGGCGAGAGCACGATGCTGGTGCATGGCACATGCATGATCCGCGGAAAGGTACGGGATATTCTGGCGACCAAGGCGCCGATTTACGACGGGCAGACGATCATCGGCTTCGTCGGAAGCTTCATCGATGTGACGGAGGACTACGCGCGGCGCCGGGAGATTGAGCGGCTGGACCATGAGCTGAAGAAGGCGCTTGACAGCGAACGCGCGGCCAACCGGAATATGACGCAGTTCGTCTCCCGGATGAGCCATGAACTGCGCACGCCGATGAACGCGGTAATCGGGCTTTCTTCGCTGGGAATGCAGACCACCGATCTTGACACGGCGGTCGAGTATCTTCATAAAATCAATTCGTCCGGCCAGTATCTGCTCGGGATCATCAACGACGTGCTCGACATCAACAAGATTGAAGGCGGCCAGTTCCGGCTGGTCGAGGAGAATGCGAACCTCTCCGATCTCTTCCAGGCGGTCGATCTCATCATTCGTCCGCTGGCGGATGCGAAGGGCGTTCATCTGCTGATCGACGACAACGGGCTCGTCATCGGGAACGCGATCTGCGACCGGCTCCGAATCCAGCAGATCCTCATCAATCTGCTCAACAACGCGGTTAAGTTCACGGATGCCGGCGGAACGGTGACGATGCAGGTACAGCAGAGTGTGATTCACGGACGGCTCCGGATGACATTCCTGATCAGTGACACCGGCTGCGGGATGAGCGAGGAGTTTCAGAAGCGGATTTTCCAGCCGTTCGTGCAGGAGAACCGGAATCCCGGCAAATACGGGACGGGGACAGGGCTCGGGCTGGCGATCTCGAGGACGCTGGCGCGTCAGATGGGCGGCGACATCACGGTGGAAAGCCATGAGAGCGCCGGCACGGTTTTCATGGTGACGATTCTGCTCGGTATTGACCGGGGCGAGACCGGACGGGCCGGACGGCTGCCCGGAGAAGAGACGGATGAACGGCGGTACGCGGGGATGAGGATTCTTCTCGCGGAGGACAATGAGCTCAATCGGGAAGTGGCCGTCGGCCTCTTCAGCCTGATGGGGCTGCTTGTCGTCTGCGCGAAGGACGGTCAGGAGGCCGTCGATCTCTTCCGGGCATCGCCGCCGGACTACTATGACGCGGTCTTCATGGATCTTCAGATGCCGGTCAAGAGCGGCTACGAGGCGGCGCAGGAGATACGGGCGCTCTCCGGGTCGATCCCGATCGTGGCGATGACGGCGGATGTTTTTGACGCGTCGATGATGAAAGCGCGGTCCTGCGGCATGAACGATTACATCACGAAGCCGCTCGACCGGAAGCAGATCCTCCGGATTGTCCGTGAGATTGCGGAACGCTGA
- a CDS encoding diacylglycerol kinase family protein, with translation MRKSGKSPLLRSFGYAFTGIGRTIRDERNMKIHLVFTALVIIGGIVLRISRAEWIVCLILFGLVMGLELVNTAVEAAVDLVTEEKKPLAGKAKDAAAGAVLAAAIAAAVIGLIIFIPRIALFFS, from the coding sequence ATGCGCAAATCAGGAAAGTCTCCGCTGCTCCGCAGCTTCGGGTACGCGTTCACCGGAATCGGCCGCACAATCCGGGACGAACGCAACATGAAAATCCATCTGGTCTTCACCGCCCTCGTCATCATCGGCGGGATCGTGCTCCGCATTTCACGGGCTGAGTGGATCGTCTGCCTGATCCTGTTCGGACTGGTGATGGGACTCGAGCTGGTGAACACCGCTGTGGAAGCGGCCGTTGACCTCGTAACCGAAGAGAAAAAGCCGCTGGCCGGCAAGGCGAAGGACGCCGCGGCAGGTGCCGTGCTCGCCGCGGCGATCGCGGCCGCCGTGATCGGGCTGATCATCTTCATCCCGAGAATCGCGCTCTTTTTCTCCTGA